The Drosophila simulans strain w501 chromosome 3R, Prin_Dsim_3.1, whole genome shotgun sequence genome contains the following window.
TGGCTTCGTTAAATAGGCTATCGAAAAGAAAGTTGTGCTTCAGTTAAAGGGATAGGCATAAGCATATAAGGCAACTCACTTTGCTCGCATATACCAGATGACCCGGCGATTGTCCCGACACCTTGGTATATACTTTCGCGCCTCCATTACATTGTCCTGTTTTAAGCAGACCTCGACAAAGGGATCGTAGCCAATGGGGCTCTTTTTACTTTTGGCTAACTTATCCAACTCCTCCCACTTGTGTTGACTAGAAAGTGTGAGGATTCGCAGCCACCAGAACCGCCGATCGGGCACTTTAAAATCGCTTCTGATTCGCTCTGCCTCTTTCAGTTCGCCGATCAGCAGCAATTCATGGATGGTCTCATGTATTGATAAGCCGCTTAAACTAACATTATACTTGGTGCTTAGAGTCTTTTGCAGTTTGATCAATCGGCTGGTATCCGCACAAAGCTCCGCTTCCAACGTGCAACGGCCCTGGGCATAGGCGTTTCCAATCATCGAAAGATTCGACTCCAAGCCTTCAGTTTCAATGGCATTCTGAAAGTGATACTCAGCGATTGCCTTTTGGTCGTCCTCGGTGTTGTAAATGCCATAGAGTCCAGCTCTGTTGGATTCCCGCATTATCTTTTTGTATATGTTTAGAGCCAGTGGATGGTCCCTAATTGTCATCTAGAATTAATATTCCATAATAACATCACTAAACACACTTATTCAAAGAGTAAACAAATGACATACGTGCAAATTGGACAGCATCATGTGCATTTTCATCTCCAGGAGCACTTGGGTTATCAACTCTGTATCGCCGGACTGTGTGGCACTGCCCACCGCCCGATCAAACTTGCGCATCTTCAGAAGTAGTGGTACGTGAAGCGAAGCACGCGACTCGAGCTCTAGCAGCTTAATGGCCAGGTCATCTCGTCCAGCTTGATGCGCCTTTGATGCAATATTGCAGAACGAAATTCCCTCGACCGACGGATTCTTGAACTTTTCAGTTATCTTACGTGCCACTTCAGTAtcatcttaaaataaaaagttggtTACTATCAGTTCTAAGGACAAAAAGACAATAACTCACTGGGATCATTCATCACTTTATGGTAAGCCCAGTGTTCCAAGATCCAGGATTCGGGCAGATTTAAATGCTTGGCCACTTGTATCGCAATAGCATAGTGTTTGCGGAATACCAAACGACTGAGTATTACCTCGGTATTAAGATGTGAGAATCTGAAATAAAAGTATTGATGAAATCaataatagaattttaaaCGATGCTTACTGTTTGAAGGTGATGGGCATGGCGATTCGCTCATGCCGCAAGGTGTTAAGAACCCTTAGTATTCGCATAATTCGCATATATTCATCGGGATTGTGGTTTCGAATAAAGCCTTTGCCAAAGTAGGCCGTCTGAAAGAAATGGAGAggttaaaagaaatataagaAATTGATTACTTTCCTACCCTGAGCAAGCTCTTTTGAGTTTCCGGACAAAACTCATATGAAGCCGCCTCTATACATTCGGACACTGCCAGATCGATCTTTTCCCGACACATGCTGAGATACTCATCCGACTTGTAGGACTTCTCCTCAAACTTTTTCTGCGCCTCAAAGAGATAGCTAGCCGGTTCCTGGCTGTTCACTGCAAATATGTTCTCAACGCATTTTGGCAGGCGCTGTATTATCTCATGCGAACTCTGAGTAATTATGCGAACACCATCCATTTCAGCCACAAGGAACATCACCGGATCGTAGGGAAAGTCACTGCGATCAGCGTTGCGATTTACAATTAAGAGGTATGATGGATATGAAATGACCACCGCATCCGCCACGCTGTTGTCAGAGTTCATGATCCACTCCATTTGTAGGGGCATATCTTTACGTCCGGTGTCGAATTCACAATACTTTTGCCGCATATCTACGCTTCCCAGCCAAAGAAGACCGGTGTTGGTGTACAGGGCCAGGTGCTGGTGGTTGTACGACACAGATATCTTTATGATTCGCTCGTGCGGTTTCTCAAAGAGATTGGCGGTAATAGTTCCCACAGTTTCGCCTGGAAACAGCTTTATGACCTCTCGATCCCTTCCCAGCAGACAGTAGCTGTTGCGTCCCTCGGTTACGATCTCCCAGCAGGAACAGTTCATGCTGGAATCTGTTGAGCAATGACAAAATATTCTTTTGGGAAATCAATGGATAATGATTTTCTTACTGGGAATATCCGGCAGCTTTCTTTCAGTCTTGCTGCTGTTCTGTTTGAGAAAAACCCGACCGGATGTGGTCATTACAGCCACTCCTGTGCCAGCTGAGGACTGGAACACCTTGCCCTCTACAATCTTTGTGACACTGGCCTCATCGCCGATGCTGTAGGACTCCTTTTCCCGACCAAACATGTCGTACACAAAGACGGTGGCGTTCTCCTGGATGCAGATAAGCTCCTCCATGTCTGACCAGCCCATTGCAATAAGTTTGCCATGGTTCCACTGCGGTGATTTAAATACTTTAGATAATATTTCTTACTTTCGGAAAACTTACCAATATGTGACCCATTTCCCTGCCGGTGGTGTCAAAGATGCGAATCATTGGTCTGGCGGTACCCTTAACCGGCACCAATTTCGTGGGATCACGCGTGACCGCCAGTGGTCCTCCATAGGGAGCCACTTCCACCCACATATACTCCAAGTCCAGGTCCAGCGGCCAATCGGGCGTAGCCAGTTCCACTTTTCTGTGAATGGGATTAATGGGCGTATCCTTCAGTTGGTTTGTATGGAACGGATGGGTTGGGAAATACCCACCTGTAGTAGTCCGGTCGCACCTTGAACCACTCCCCCGTATTGTACATGATAGGCATGTTGTCTGAGTTCTTAGTTCCTTATTTTAATCGAAAAACATTGGTCTTATCCGCTTGCATTTTTCACCCACAGTTTGCAGCGCAACAGCTGATTTTTCAGAGTTGTCACTCAACATCAGCAAATTTGCAATCCATCGATATTTCTCATTATCGATATTTTTAACAGTTGTTGAAACTGTTGAGGCTAGCTTAATTTtacaattactttttttttaattttaaggccgattataaaatatttataaattaaaaagataaagtaacttaattttttaaattgagcATAACGATTACCATCAACAAAAGCAGGGCAAATAATCGCTGGTGTAATCGATGGTTGGGACACTAATAAGCGCCTCGTTTCACATGTGAAGGGCCCAATTTCACTGGCCAGTATTAAATTATCTGTTAAATTCTTAACAATCAGACTGACGAAATGGCTGACACCAAGGAGACGATTGTGGAGGGCGTGGAGGCGTTGACACTGAATGGAAAACCGGACGCAGAACCCGTGGAAACGGGCACGGATGCCCAGGCACAGGAGGGAGCCACTGCACCCACTGAAGATGTTGTGGATCCATGGAATGTGGCCAGCAGCAATGACGCCGGCGTCGACTATGATAAGCTGATAAGTAAGAAGACATTTGCAGAGCAACTAATTAATGTAGTTAATCAACTGATTAATCTCCTCATGTTGACACGTTGCAGAACGCTTTGGCTCCAGCAAAATCGATGAGGAGCTCATCGCGCGTTTCGAGAAAATCACGGGGAAGCCCGCCCACCACTTCATCCGAAGGGGCATGTTCTTCTCGCACCGGGATCTGCATACGATTCTCACACTGCGCGAACAGGGCAAACCCTTCTATTTGTACACGGGTCGCGGTCCCAGTTCCGGATCCCTGCACGTGGGCCACCTGGTGCCCTTCATCATGACCAAGTGGCTGCAGGAGACCTTCGATGTGCCGCTGGTTATTCAATTGACCGACGACGAGAAGACCTTGTGGAAGGATCTGAAAGTGGAGGATGCCATCAAGCTTGGACGTGAAAACGCCAAGGATATTGTGGCCATGGGATTCGATGTAAATAAGACGTTCATTTTCAACAACCTGGAATTCGTAGGgtaagtaaatttaatttatttttaacctgAATAATATAATCTATAATATAATCTATATTGCTTACAGCAAATGTCCTGCCATGTACCAGAACATCATTCGCATCCAGAAGTGCGTTACCTTCAATCAGGTGAAGGGCATCTTTGGCTTCGGGGATTCAGACATCATTGGCAAGATTGGTTTCCCAGCCGCTCAAGCAGCTCCCGCGATTTCCAGCACCTTCCCCTTCATCTTCGGCAACAGGAAGGTGCACTGCCTCATCCCGTGCGCCATCGATCAGGACCCATATTTCCGCATGACTCGCGATGTGGCTCCACGTCTTGGCTTTCCCAAATGCGCGCTCATCCATTCGACCTTCTTCCCAGCGCTGCAGGGTGCCAAGACGAAGATGTCGGCTAGCGACCAGAACTCGGCTGTTTTTCTGACGGACACGCCCAAGCAGATTAAGAACAAGATCAACAAGTACGCCTTCTCCGGAGGACGCGTAACTGTGGAGGAACACCGCAAGCTGGGCGGAGTGCCGGAGGTTGATGTGTCCTATCAGCTGCTGAAGTTCTTCCTGGAGGACGATGACAAGTTGGAGGAAGTGAGAGTGGCTTACAGCAAAGGCGAAATGCTCACGGGCGAGATCAAGAAGCTGGCAGTTGAGGTAAGTGCAATGGTGATGCCACAATCTTCTCAAAATCATTGTAATTAATGTGCTCAAATGATCTTCTTAGACGCTCACACCCATTGTGGAACAGCATCAGGCCGCCCGCAAGCTGGTTACGGACGAAGTGCTGGACAAGTACTTCGAGCTGCGACCCCTGAAGTTCGGAAGTTAGAAAGCCAGCCGAGTTGAGGTACCTGCATTTGCTTGACATCGATTCTTACTACAAGTTTATatgaaattaacttaaatCAAACTAAGCGAAATTAGTTAAGCACCGAACCGACTAAGGCACTCCTATGTAAATAGCTATACAGAATTGATCTATGCCTTGGCTCTGAGTCCGTGTGGCGCCCACTTAATGCATCGTTGTACTcgctatttattttattttttacacagcgtgtttatttttataaagcagaaaacaataaacttcGGCTTCGATTTGCAATTGCCACCGCAGTGACCCACATTTGGGAAGTTGTTAGCAAGTCTATAAATTTTCCTGGAAACCCGAAACGTTCAGCCAAGGAGAGAAACAAAGCAACTCTCTAGGTTTCCCTAGAAACTACACTCTGCTCATATTCATTTCCGATTCCGCGCAAAGGTGCCTCTCTGGTTAGCCAGCTAGCAAAATAACTCTCGACTTCGCAAAAATGTAAGTAATTTTCTCACTTCtagttgtgtttttttttctggtaaCCCGAGATCTTGCACATGAATTGAATTTCGCGGGCTATCAGTAGATATTCTTCTTTGTTTTCCCCTTGCGGTTATATTTTTAGGAATTCTAAATTTTcggaagaagaaaaaaaaattgctaattaattaccattaattaaaaaaagagaTTTAGTAATAATGCATAGTGTCAATTTTTCAGTCTTTTAAGCAAGTAACCATTTGAAATTTGACTTTAAAGCGAAAaattactaatttaattaacatttttagaaTAAAGATACTTGCAGGAATCATAAAAATAGGTATGGAATATATCAGATACATAATAGGATTTTTAATAGGATTATAAGAGCACTTAGCTGGCGATCACTGTTTTTCATTGACTTTAGAGAAACCGAATTAGTTTGAAATTAGAATTGGGCGAAGTTCGGAGCTAGATTGGCCAGGCTTAGGTTTCTTACCTTCATATAGACGAACCTATATTCATAACTGGCTATATGGttatgtgtgtattttttaattaagtcaAAACACTTGTGTTTACATGCGTCGAAAATACACTCTTACATATGGGCTGAGCTCCAGTGTGGGTGTTTGTACATAGCGAcgatcaaaaagaaaaactcaaACTGAAGTTGTGGCGACGATCGTCGATCGCTGATCCCAGAGAGGGATCCGACATAAGTCGGACGCAACTCCAGCCTGCCACACGCGCCTCGATCACCATCCGCTGCCGTCGGAGTCGGATCGATCGGACAATAGCGAGGAAATTAAGACGCTTTGTTTGCACAGCGATTGGATGGGACAAAAGGACCCTCGACGACAAGTTGGTCCCCTATAGATCTGTTGACACACGTACAAAGCGGTGGCCTCTTGAACTAGACGAGATGTGGCCCTCATCAACCCCGGATGAGTAGTCACGTCTCGAATCGATGGATCGATGGTGAGCCATTCATCACGATCGCCAGAATCGTCTCTAATGCACTAAAagtaagcaaaacaaaaaggtaCAAGCTAAAAAAGAACCAACCGAGTCCAGGTAAACCTGCTGCAGTCCGGCCACAACTCTTGATCGGTCATTCGAAAAGCGGCTTAAGCGATGACGGATCAACTGCTGAGCTCCACGGCCGGCGTACCGGGTGATCCACCGTCAGTTCTGGTGCCCGTGTCAGCCTCCACGGGTGGACCCTATTTGAGCGGTGGATCCGAAGGCGAGGCGGAATCATCGGAACAGCCAGTGCTTCTAGAGCTCGGTGCCCCTCAATCGTCAAATTGTCCGGCAGTTAGTCTCAACTACACCCTAACCGCGGATGGAGCAGGCTTGTTGGCATATGCGCCAACTCATCCGCACAGCTACTCACCCAACCTGATGGGTGGCTACGAGAAGGAAGCGCACAATATGGGTCTGTTGCCACCCACTTACAGCGTCATACCTCAGCCGGTGTCGATGTGGCATGCTGGCCAGGTGGCCACCGGTTCGCCAGTGGGCCTGGAGTGCAACAAACCCAGTGAGCTGGTGCCTCCGCCCATGTATATGAGCTATAGCGGCGGTAGTATAGCCAATAGCACTGAGGTGGACATCGCCAAGGAGCACAATCCTGCCTGGCGGGAGAAGGCGCTGCAAATGGAGAAGGACTACCGACGCACCGCCTGCGATCGGGAAAGAACCAGGATGCGGGACATGAACCGAGCTTTTGACCTACTGCGCTCCAAGCTGCCCATATCCAAGCCCAATGGGAAAAAGTACTCGAAAATCGAGAGTTTGAGGTAAGTGAAATTATCTGCGTAGAGCTcagtaatatatttatttgatatttccCTATCCAGGATTGCCATCAACTACATCAATCACCTGCAGGCCATGCTCCGGGAGAGCTCGGTGGGCCAAAATGGCAGTGGATGCTGTGCCTGGAGCGGCGGAAGTAGTTCACCCTATGATAATGGCAACGATCATTGGGGAgcgtaatttaaattaacgaATATCTAAGggaattcatttaaataatcaaCTAAAAACTTGTGTTATCTTATATCCGCAGTTTGCCAAAGTCATTCCATGAACCTTTAGAAGTATAGGTGCATAGAAATTCGCTAAAATTTAcgattttgaaaagaaaaaatttaaatagctttaatttaatattagtCTATCATGTTAACCTTTTTATAAGTGcaataattgaataaatgaTCAAGAATAACACCTATGATATCCATTATTATTAGCCCCAATAACTAGATTAAGAAACCAGACGCAACTTTGTCTTTTTaggctatatatatttaactttacTTTTCAACACTTCACATTTTGATAATTTACATATGATGAATCGTTTGAAGAACTGACTGACTTGGCGAGTATGTTGTGCatattcgtatatatataaacctaaaaagtacaacaaaacaggaaaatgtaacaaattGCTATGGAATTGTTGCGACGCCCGCAACTGCATCGAAAACTGATAATTTTGTTAATACTTATTTATAGATAATAAAACCAACTACTGCGACAGCtgtccgcacacacacaaacacacaatttATCCGCTGTTGGATTGAAGTAGAAGTTGGCCAATTTCAACTTAAAAGGGGGACGAAATAACAAAGCGTAACGCAAGCTCCTCtcgctcctcctgctcctctcgCTTCTCAactccttctgctcctccttaGTTGTCCTTCTTGATGCGTGTGGAGGTCATGCGGTAGATGATGGAGTCCCTGCCGGGATCCATGGCAGCGATGGCATAGCAGATGGCCAGCAGCGACAGTCCGAAGACGACCATGAACCACAGGATGATGTTGAAGATCACCGGGTAGTCGCTGCCGTAGTAGACGGCTAAGTTGTAGGGATTGGTGGTGGAAGCGGCAATGGTGTCACGCTTGGCACGCGATGCTGCCACGTCCTTCTCCGTGGTCTGGACAAACAGAACCGAGTCGCTGGACTTCTGGGAGGCAGCAAGCAGGCGGCTGATAGCGGCCGACAGCAATTTGTTGGCCTCATCCACGGCCACGGACTTCTCGCCATGAGCCTTGGCCACTCCATCGACGGAAACGCGCAGCATCAGGACATTCGAGGGCTTGGCCATCTCAGCCAGATGATCGGCGGCACTGTTGATGAATCCAACCTCCTGCAGGAACTGCTTGTCAGCGGTGTGCAGAGAGGGGTTCAGGTGCTTGGTGGGCTTGGCGGCTGGGGCTTCGAAATCACCGAAGCAGGACTTCCAGGCTTGAacctataaaaaatatgcgtTTAATTATACATAGGTCTCTACTTTAGATGCGTAGGGGGAAGGCACTATGAATCACTCTATAAATCATGTGATTGTATAACTATCCATCATGTTGACGATTTACGTTTGGAAAGTTATAGTAGAGAAGCGCCTTTAAACAAACTCTAAGATTAAGATCATGTTTTCAGCCACCTAAAGCGGTTTGGCTAATTAGTTAACTGAAATGTGCTTTTCCCCTTTAAGACACCACTTACGCCATCGTTGAACTGCTCAAAGTTAATATCGCAGACGGGCTCGTTGGCTGCCTCCAGTTCGGCGGCCAGGGCGTTCAGAGAGGCGTCCGTTCCGGAGCCTGTCAGCTCGTAGGTCTTGACGTTGCCGGCGGTGGTCACGTGACCAATGCCCTGGACATGCACCAGAATGACGCCCTTGGCCAGGTTGAAGGGATCGTTGATGGTCAGGCCGTTCCAGTTGGTGTCGCCGCTGACGGCGTTGCCCATGGAAGCGTAGAGCACATCACCAACGTAGTGGCTTTCCAGTGCATCGTTGCCCTTGAAACTGATTGCCTTGGGACGGTTCAGCACGGTGAATTCGCCAGAGGCATTGACTGCAAAATAGGAAGAATTTGCTCATAAGTTCTGTAGAATCTAACATATTCGTCTCCTTTGTCCAAGATTCTGCGCATGCATGTGGGGAGCTCTTTGGAGTCCCGAGTTCTGGGTGTCACCACCCCCAAACGGGAATCGATGAGTACAGAATATCCACTTTTTGGCTGCTTTCCACTTGCTGCGCATGCATTTCGCTTGATTATTGATGGCAGATCTACTTACTGGCCGCTATAAACAGCGAGAAAATCACGAAAACTCTCaacattttcagttttccgcTGGACTTTTAATCATATGACGAACGACTGCAAAGAAAACCTTTTCTCTTCCCCGATATCTCCCTGACTATCATGTGATGAACAGGGTTGTTGGGGGCAGTTATCGAATGGGTATCAGTAGGGTTGTCGAGGAGTGCGAACTATCGATTGTATTGGTATTTATAgttgtgaaatttattatgtatttttatttattcattaatttttatgtaaGTAATATTTATGTGTGCCTACATCGATTTTAAATAACACTTCTAAGCATTGAATTAacgattatttaataaaaagatttCAGTAATCAggcttaaaataatttattttgtaatcaCCTTTACAAagttaaatgtaataaatctATGTTGAATTTAAGACAGACGTTTTCgaacattttccacattttaaCATTTCAAAGTTATCTATagttaaaatacattttaatcgCGTAGGGCGTCGATTTCCAGTCGAAGCTTCTGAATCTTAAGCAAAGTCAGTGTGCGCTCTACTTTCAGATTGTCTGTTTCCGTTTTGAGAAACTTGGTCTTACTCTGGAACTGACTGATCTCGGCTCGCACCTTTTCTGCTCGCAATGCAGCTAAGCCATTTCTTGGCCTGGCCTCGATGATCGTCGCCGATCCATTGGCCAAGTCATCCGGGTTTTGCTGCAATATGTAATGCTGCTCGATAAGCGTTAAAATGTCTTAGATAGTTGGCAAATTGTGAATATTTACTTCTTTGCTTTCGTCCAGGTACTCAGAAAATTCGGGATTTTTTATCTCAACattggaaatttcaaattccaaATTTTGCTCGCCAGACTCTTCCGTTTTGGTCAGCTTCCTTTTGCGAATTTCCCGTTTCACTCTGGGTTGCTCTTTGGGCGCCTCAGCCTCGTCAGCATCGTCCAGAATTTGTTGTATCTGGAATAAATAATAACCATAATGTAagtatttgatttaattaacgCATTTTCCAACTGCGTACCTTAACAATGATCTCCTTTCCTTCGTTGGCATTATCCAAGacgccatcatcatcgccagAAATCTTCTGGATctgcataaaaaatatatttttgagtGTAAGCATTAGTGTTCTATAATAAGTAACATTTGATTTACATATGAATGTAGAAGAATGGGGTAGTAATTTCAAAAGTCAAATCATTAAGCACTGGAGTGTATTCGGAAAAAGTTCGAACCGAATATTTGTCAAATTACTTGGGGTTGACATTATAGTGTGCAAAGTATCTTTGGGATTTATTTTGAAGTGCATTTGTCCACTGGACCagacatatacatacatcCAATGTATCCACATTGGAAGCATTGAGTTACCTTAATCCTGGGAGCCTCGTCATGATCCTTCTCGTCGGCAGAAGTGTACATTACAGCGCTTCTACTTCGCCGGGCATCGCAGGTTTGCCTACAATTTAATAAGAATTACTTGACGCATGTAAACACAATGTTTGGTGTATGCTTGTATGGTTACCTGTGTAACGATAGCCGGGATAGCGCCGTATTTTGGAGTACTTTTTCGCAGAAATGACAGGTGGCCGAGTATTTGCCATTCTCCAAATTGGCGGTAAATCCGTGGGTTCTGTAAAAATCCTCTGACTTCTTTCTGggcattttaaaatgcaacaatCGCAGTAAGTTCCAATGTACTATACAcgatgcaaataaaaatggcttCACTACAGATGCATGTAAAATCCACGCTTGCATACGATAGACATATATCGACATATCGATAGAACAATTTTGGGATTGATCAGTTCGATGCGGTTCTTTTTGTCAAAACGATATTTAATAGAGATCagaattaatttgattatatatattaatgtatATCTATGCATATACGGGTGAAGTAGTAAGCTTTTAAAGGTTTTGCTTCTTAATTTTACTTATATGCATTTCTATATATGAACGCTCTTCAATATAGTCTATTTTTTAAAGGTCGACACATACATTTTTAGTTATATTCATTGTACTATTAGCTGCCCGATAAATTAATCGTTAAATATTCGAAGTTAAATATTAAGCAAAATGAAAGCACTTAAATCTTATATTTCTAAGCGAAACACCATAAACTTattcttttcaaaaatttgtttttaatgaataACGAATTTTTAGCCAGACAAAGTCATTTTTTACAATTCAGTCATTTCACAGATGATTCGAAAGtaaacatataattaatattcaaataccAGCGACCATCGATAGAAGTCGATGGCATGTCATCGATACATCGGTTGACtttacagcagcaacactgtCACGTAATTTAACACAAGCCGTATGTAAAAATGTCGCAAGCAAAAAAGGCCAAGCGACCCTCGGGCCTTTCGAAGGATGAAACTTGGAAGAAACTTGGCTTTCTACCCGCGTTCAAGGGTGGCAAGGATGGGGAGCCAAAGAAGTACCGGGCGCTGTGCACCCACTGTCGGAAATGCCAGTCGAACACCAGCATAGACCGGCTGATTATCCATAGGTATGTATCATAATTTTTCCCGCTCATTTGCAAGTACAGTCCgtaaaatgtatgtatgtggctACAGGAAGTCATGTCTCAAGTTCCGGGAGGATCTCACCGCAGAGTTCGGTATTAAGTTGGAGGCTACGGAAGCCGCTCCGGCAGAACAGAGCTCTTCCGGCTCCACAATTGACTTCACTTCGAATATTCTACTGGACAAACTGATCGACGAGGATGATAGCAGTGCACGCAATCAGGAATCCAACTTGGTGAGCTACTTGACCGATCTGGATCAACTGGTGATCCCGTCATCCGACGCCAATCGACTGCAGAAGGATCTGATCAAGGCGGAAACGGAGTACCTGGTGGTCAAATCCGAGTACTTTACCAAGATGAATGAGATATCCGAACTGAAACGCACCGTTACCTTGTTGGAGGCGAAAAAGACACAGCTGGAGATCGCCAAACTGCGTGCTGAATGCGAGTAGCCTAAGCTTTTTAAGTAcactacattttaaatttcttgagaatatacaaatttatttagataatGAATAATAGTGATGCGGGGAGTTCGATTGAACAATTCATAAAGATGCCCGTCTATGTCGGCTTGCTGATTAAGACTACGGCCCAACTGTTGTCGCATCCCATGGAGCTAGTTCGTGTGAATATGCAGGCGAACGTAATCCACCATAGCCGTTTAACCATAAACCATATGTTCCGGCTAATGGCCCGTCATGGATTACCCGGATTTTATTACGGCATTGTGGCTGCTTGTCTACGCTGTACTGTTCACACGATGTCAACGTACACGTTGTTCTACAACTTACGGGATAACAAGTACGTCCTAATGGTGCAGCCGTATAACACTAGCATGGTCCTGGGTTTAACCGGATTTTGGGGCGGCGTATTGGCAACACCGTTCGCCAAGCTGGCGGTCATTCGGCAGGCTGATCTTACGCGCGGATCCTACGAGAGGCGCAAGTAAGAATATGGCCGAATAAACATAAATAGGCATTTTCcggtttaattttaaaaccagTAAAtacctatatatgtatcttttaaTCTTCCAAAGCTATGAAAGTTAACCCTTTTTTGTAGCTATCGAAATTTTTGGAGAGGACTCAAATGTATGTACGCAAAGGGAGGATTTACTTACCTATTTACCGGTTGGAAGATAAACTCGCTTAGTAGCACAGCCGTGGCCGTGCTGTATACTCCTATTAGTGATCAGATCCATACAATGATATCATCGTTCAACAGACTCGACGAGCCGTGGCTTAGCGATCTCATAACTATGGCGCTAACAGGCAGTATTATCACAGTCATTATGACACCAGTGGATGCGTTAGCTACGCTAACTTTAAACGAATCCTCACACTATGGCCGCACTTCCTATCCATATCTGTATCAGAAAATTATCCGAAAACATGGCTACAAGGGCTTCTTTTTTGGATGGAAACCGGCACTAATGGCCCTTATCCCACATACAGTTTTGGCAACATTTGTATATCGCTTCTTACTAGATCGCTATATAACATAAAGACCCCCATATTTATTCACAAATCTTGAGGTGTACAATTGACAGAGCCTCCTTAAATTCTGATAGTTGTGCGGGCATTGTTTCGGTTATCCCGATTTGCAGTTGGAACCTAAAGACTTCGGTGAACCGGGAAACGAGCTGGTTAAAAATAGAGACTGTTAGAAGTAaccgaaaatatatatatagacatgAAAACATACTTTTAGAACTGGAGGTGCCTTCTCGTGGGCCACCAAACATTCCATTAGTACAGCCACAAACTTCCCGTAAAACTCCGGCAGGTGCGGATGCAAAGCTTGCAGAG
Protein-coding sequences here:
- the LOC6728820 gene encoding uncharacterized protein LOC6728820 codes for the protein MSQAKKAKRPSGLSKDETWKKLGFLPAFKGGKDGEPKKYRALCTHCRKCQSNTSIDRLIIHRKSCLKFREDLTAEFGIKLEATEAAPAEQSSSGSTIDFTSNILLDKLIDEDDSSARNQESNLVSYLTDLDQLVIPSSDANRLQKDLIKAETEYLVVKSEYFTKMNEISELKRTVTLLEAKKTQLEIAKLRAECE
- the LOC6728819 gene encoding uncharacterized protein LOC6728819 isoform X1 gives rise to the protein MSIYVYRMQAWILHASVVKPFLFASCIVHWNLLRLLHFKMPRKKSEDFYRTHGFTANLENGKYSATCHFCEKVLQNTALSRLSLHRQTCDARRSRSAVMYTSADEKDHDEAPRIKIQKISGDDDGVLDNANEGKEIIVKIQQILDDADEAEAPKEQPRVKREIRKRKLTKTEESGEQNLEFEISNVEIKNPEFSEYLDESKEHYILQQNPDDLANGSATIIEARPRNGLAALRAEKVRAEISQFQSKTKFLKTETDNLKVERTLTLLKIQKLRLEIDALRD
- the LOC6728819 gene encoding uncharacterized protein LOC6728819 isoform X2, with protein sequence MSIYVYRMQAWILHASVVKPFLFASCIVHWNLLRLLHFKMPRKKSEDFYRTHGFTANLENGKYSATCHFCEKVLQNTALSRLSLHRQTCDARRSRSAVMYTSADEKDHDEAPRIKIQKISGDDDGVLDNANEGKEIIVKIQQILDDADEAEAPKEQPRVKREIRKRKLTKTEESGEQNLEFEISNVEIKNPEFSEYLDESKEQNPDDLANGSATIIEARPRNGLAALRAEKVRAEISQFQSKTKFLKTETDNLKVERTLTLLKIQKLRLEIDALRD
- the LOC6728821 gene encoding uncharacterized protein LOC6728821; its protein translation is MNNSDAGSSIEQFIKMPVYVGLLIKTTAQLLSHPMELVRVNMQANVIHHSRLTINHMFRLMARHGLPGFYYGIVAACLRCTVHTMSTYTLFYNLRDNKYVLMVQPYNTSMVLGLTGFWGGVLATPFAKLAVIRQADLTRGSYERRNYRNFWRGLKCMYAKGGFTYLFTGWKINSLSSTAVAVLYTPISDQIHTMISSFNRLDEPWLSDLITMALTGSIITVIMTPVDALATLTLNESSHYGRTSYPYLYQKIIRKHGYKGFFFGWKPALMALIPHTVLATFVYRFLLDRYIT